The Anoplolepis gracilipes chromosome 7, ASM4749672v1, whole genome shotgun sequence genome segment TGTTTGGAGTTGAACTATTATCATCGTAACtcgtattacttttttattatttatttagcgtATTTATAAACACACGGACAATTTTAAAAGCCTACTGAACACTCTCTTCTGCTTATATGCAGTTTTGAAGCATGTTATTAGGCATGGCTAGTAGTATAGTGTTACTATTGTTAGTAAgtgtatttctaaataatcttGTTTGCAAGTTGTTTCTTATAGTATTAGCgctttttagtattatattttggtgttttattataaaattattatattatataaacattaatatacaaacatttttatacatcttttttataatatctgtaGAGTATGAGTTACAGTATGATACCTCTTCTATCAGTTCCATTCAATCCAGAGTTTTGAAATGTCTTCACTGACTTTCAATGGCTTACACATATCCCATCTCCCTCCTACAAACTGATCCTAATATTCATAGAAAATGTGTAacgtatacattataataccCTTTTGTTTGAGATATCTCTTTTGAGATGAAATGAATAACATGTTGCTTTCCTCTTTACAGTTATCTCCTGGACGAGATGGATCTGATACGGATATGGAACCAACGGCGTCTCAGTCTGCGGACTGTGAACCTACGCCCCCGTTACAAAGACACGGTTCCAAAAGCAATTTCTTCCTGCCACCTGTGGAGAACAATGAATCTCCCAGGCATCCTCCTCCATCGCAGCTTCGCCATCCAATACATTATCCTAGAGGTAGTCCACATCCGAGGCCAAGGTACTTACGATAAACACAGGCTGATACCCGTACGATAAATATAGACTGATACGTTTTTTCGTGATATTCACGTTATTCGTTATTTGCAGAGGGATGAATGGATCTCGAAGTCATACACCCGATCCGTTATCACCGGAGACGAGTGGTTCGCCCGCCACAGTTCCCCAACGTGGTCAAGGTCCAGGTGGCGCCAGTCCGACGATGCAACAACGCATCAAAGCTATTGGAGTACCTACTCCACTTGCCATATCCAGTCCTATACGAAGgtacattttactttatatatttaaaaaaaacaaaatatatatataaatatatatatatatatatatatatatatatatatatatatatatatagcttgaTTTAGCctggaaaaaaatgtcttctaattgtaatgtaaacatatttacatgtgatacaaaaataacaaagttgTCTTTTAATCAAGTGCTTATACTTGGTCAGctcttgaaatatttgaatacttgcattataatttctaatgtactatacttttaattatacttgtatacatctttttcgattttcgcgATATATTGCGATTTTCACATTGCACAAAATTATCTCAATGTAGAGAGCAAGAGGGAAGCGCCACACTAGTAATAGTTACATTGCATCTCTTGAGCACGCTGCCAATATACAAAATGAACGATATTCCTCTTATTAATATCCTCTTTGCTATACCCTTTAATACGATGTCGGCCTGTTTTGTCAAGATGTCCTTATGTTCCTTACTGTCAAACACCTCACTCTTgctcttctttttccttttctgtTCACCATTATTTTCACCTTCCGAATGACGAAGGAACGTGtcaaaaaggaaaattacgcAATGTAGcttacaataatattgtagaGGATTAGTCTCTGCATGTACATACTACAAGATATATGGTATATAGATAAGTTTGTGTCCCACTGCAGGGGGTGGTAACTGCAAGGAGCTGCTTTCTACCATCATGTTGCAACCTACTGCAGGTAAACACGAACTTCATCCTACGAGGACATACCGTagtttaaaattatgctttcttgcatatattatatctttgtatatatagaaaaaacatatggttaaaaaatatatactgttgcacacatacacgcactcCCACATAGACGtacacaaacatatatatttcctaGATTTGCTATCTTTTACGTTTCTTGAATAGATGCTAATTTCTTAACAGGAATGATGCGCTGCTCTCTCTCCTGTATGTCTCGCCAGAGCCGTATTTGTATGGCTACAATGCTCAAGCACTCGCATATTCATCTTGGTTCACTGTACTGTGCATTTGTCGATTACTCGAAAACATTTTGCGTTTCTGATGAGATCTCGGAGAAACCTAAGATACGCTGTGTTTGTTTACAGATCAAATCCAGGTACACCGACGCAGGTTCGTCGGCCGGATTTCATAGGCGTCAATGAAGCGCCGACGTATTATGATATACAACAGGGAAACAATACACAAGGAATAAGCGTTGCCGGTACCGTTGTTACTGGCTATAGTCCGCAGCGGCGTTTCCTCTCGGAAAGCGAGCTTGTGCGACAGGGCACTGATCATCCGTACTCGAGAACCAATAACACAACGGTCGACAACATACGCGAATTGGCGGGTTCACCGCAGCGCGGTGTTTACATGTGGAAAGACAACTCACCTGGCAGCTACCCTACTGCCGTCAGTGGAGGAGCAATGACCGGTGCTTCTCATCAGTCGCCCTCCCAACGGCCGCCCCCGCCTTACGACTACTATCGCTCGAATCCCACAAGCCCGACAACTCAACAGTATACCACGAACGCACCCAGAGCGGCGTATCATCCAGCTGTGAGGGGTGGAGTGCCAGTCTTCCCGCCACATCAGTCGCCGCAGATCAAGCGGAAAGCGACTACCATGGCAACACCCACCACACCAACTTCATCGGGAGACGCTCGGCGTCGACCGATGTCCTTCGTCAGAGCCCTCGAGATGACTGACTCGATGGAAATGGTCTCGGCGCCTAATGACCCAAGATCGTCGCAAAGACCGACGACACCGACACCGGACCGGGCGAGCGTATACGACATGAACTATGAGATATCCGTATAGCCCAGCTTTTCCGTCTCCGTACCATCCTGCGGCTGGACGGAGATTCTACGAGAGCCGCCGAGCAGTCTACGCATCTCACGCTCCAACGAGGAAAGAATGTACAGTACCGTTTACGAGATATCCGTCTGAATTCTTCCGCGATCGATACATTTAGGTCGCGCTTAACATAAGCGTTAAATTAAAACGCAAACCGTGACTGTTCTTTTATTATCGCCGTGGGATTGTCATTATTCTTGGAACTTACCGCAGTAATCAGGCTACATCAGGCAATTGTACATCTGGATAAATCACTGTCAGTgacgtgtgcgtgtgtgtctatgtgtgtgtgtgtgtgtatgtgtgcgcaCGAATTTTGTGATTgacagtatatatatgtagcatatatatatatatatatatatatatatatatatatagcattcACTCGGCAAGAAAGTCAGTTCATCGACATATTTGCTGACAAGCGGTTTATTgtgtgaatttatataaaacaaagtaaatatatgcgATAAATCTTTGTTTTTCTGATTCTTCCTTCGGCATTGgaatcttataatataatgacagTAGAAAACTTGCATTTTACACAAAAACGTACCAACATGCAAGTATACTGTCGCATTctgtaatattatcgatttaGTCGTTGTtgagggaaaaaaaatagattccaAATGCATAGCAGCAGAATATGTCCGTTATGTCAACAATAACAGTGTTCGGTCTGACTAACGATCCGAATTAGCGAGTCATGAAAGCGAGTCAACGAAAGTATATCCCGAGCGTACAGAGGTTAACCTTTATTGGAAACATCACCGATAAATCGGCCCTCTCGCTTGACagaagcaatattttttagtacaCGTTTAAGGTCagtttagatttttatacaatgaCATTACAACTCATCCTCATAAACCATGCGATATTAATCCAATATCCAATGTCATCTTttacgttttctttttttttatctatatcttCATTCTATATCTCTATAAGTGAATGATTTGATAAATGAGAGAAACGTTAGGGATCACACTTTATTAAATCCTTATTAGCTCTTCAGATACCAGAAAAGTCCGtctccattaaaaaaataaaaaaaaaggagttACATAAGCAACTTACGTCATTATCGGGATGAATAACAAATTCTGTGTAAAATAATCGTGGAATAtgtagtaaatttttaatatacatatttaacaatatttatacgcgtaaatgataaaaagaatacaagactttatataatttgacctgtttgttataaatgattttatgGATGTGCccattaacatattttatttctatataaaaggTTTGTGAAAAGAATACgagtgtaaaaataatgtatgaatGAGTGGATTGCATTTTCAGAAGAGtggaaagtatatatatacacacagtCCTAGTTTCTCAAATGTATGCAGGGGTGGCTGTTCATATGCgcgtgaatataaaaaataaaaactattttaattttgttaaaaagaaaaaaaattgtaatatatacacattgcaTAAATCATTGCTGCATCCATTGCtactgttaaatttataatgcacCCTGCTTTTTAAATTGCATGATGGTTTCTctattgtatatgtgtgtgagaAGCCAATATTATATcggttatattaaattgatacaaGCTGCAACGtgatattaattgaattttgcgCACGCACTCGTTTTACGATGAATTTGTGCGGAATCGACTTGGTGTTACACACAACACATATCATTTCGACACGTCAAACATcgaatattttagattaaagaAACTTACATTTGGCATATAATGACTGTTTGAAACAATATTACGAGGATTATAAGCATTTCTTCCACACTTCTGCTGATAACTATATTTAGAATTCATTTAACGCAGAAACTCTTTAGAGATCCTGTTTTCATTAAGATAACAAACTGTGCCAAAAATTTCCCGTACTCTTCAATCATGTAGCTTTGCTTGAAATAGCATTTAACGAGACAACGGTACAACGTTACGAATTGACTAAGGTAATAATGTGTAAGGTATGACGAGTGTTAAGTGTTTATAATTCGGTGTACTTGTACATATAACATTACTTCTCTATCActtaaatgtacatacatataccatTCGGTACTTACGTATCGCCGCAGCAATCTACAGAATAAAAGTCATGGAACATAGTAAATTGTACTGTGTTGTATCGTGGCAATATTTTTGATGCAATGTTTTCTATCTTTTTGTTAAGTCTGTTATTTTGTTATGAAAAGATCACACGTTATATATCGTTAAATGCCGCGTTCTTAAAcccaattaatttaattataaaaatacataaaaattattaaaatatatttaaacaaaatattgcaTGAATACATTGATGCACATTTTGTACTCTCAcgttttttcataaatttgagaaccatttaaatatatatatatatatatatatatatatatatatatatatatatatatgaattatcaaataaactaaaattactataaactGTATatgaattgaaaataatttactattttttcattgttaataaatgtttatatgagcgttcatttttattatgataattaagatGAAGATATGTGAGATTTGAaactgaaatattatattgctatAAAGACTCACCAAAACACTTATCTGtcttgagaaatattattctcaagataataatattttagttttaaataaatcagcatttatatatatttataattagagatttataaaaattactatttgctctttctctgttgataatacgaaatataatttacaagtcCTAATATTTCCAGCTTCCTTAGATGTTCTTGTTTTGTgtgataattaatatgcatCTTCTGTTTCCAGATTCAaacctttaattttaatgaaacattaAGTTTTAtgtatagtaataaattatttgatatgtaTAAGATAATGTGGAATCTCACCATGATAGGAGGTATGATGTTTTAcactttcattaaaatatatatttggatgTTTGAACAAAGTGTCATTGAaacaattatgtttaatttcataatactTGTTACATGCTGCAGAATATTGGCCATCCTTGGATAAGTTCATTATTGTTAATCTCtctagtttaaatattaattagagtagataaaacaaaaatttattgttcttgtatgtatatatattaatgtctaGTACACACTTACCCAATGCATTGAAACCACAGTCAATAAGTTCATCTTCAAGGATATCTTGCAACATGTGTTTAAAAGGACATCCATGATAATCTCTGGGTCCAACAATTgattccataatttttaaacatgtaaAGGGTTGATAATCTCGTCGACTACCTTCCTGCCCGAAGGCAAATCTTACTTGATAGCTATGTTCTTTGTTAAATATAGCCTCGTCCATTATTTTTGTGAACTCGCTCTTCCATAGATTCATTACATCGGACAAAGAAATTCCTATGCCTTTCAGAAACAAACAATATTGTATTCTACCACCATGTGTAAGATGATGATTCTTCCTTAGTGCTTTGTGAAGCACTCTCATACAGagaggataagaggtttctgAAAGCTATAGTAAAACAAATGtcatttataagaatatttaacatgttataaaatttaaatatcatgtCATTATTagtgataaaattatcaaacaatGCATATGCATTTACCGTATCCAATCGATCAAGTGAAACACATTGTTGTATCTCTCGATCTTGAACCAGTATAGTATTCTcgatatgaatattattttctaaattggTAAAAATATGAGTGAATCTTtcatcattatataaattagctCTATCTTCACGTGCGGCCTACAATGTAATAACATAGAATAGaaaatgacaacaattgttaagagatttagaataattatttttgtactttaaaacttacttcaaaatttgatattagatTTCTCTTAAAGTATGGCACAAACACAAATGCTATTTCTCCTTCAGGTACAAAAGCTTCACCATTCATAATAAACACTTTACGTTTTTTAACTAAGCTAATTACATGAGAGAAAAGcactttgtaaaattgtatattggCAATGTTACTAATATGTAGAGAAGACATTTTAAGATATTCCTTGATaccttctttttcattttgacTGATCTGTAACAAAATACTATTCATTCAAGATATATaagaacaaattttaaataatgtaacagATAATAACCAACATACAGgtgtaaaattaaagttattaatgcACATAAATTGCTTGATTCcttcattatttaatgaagaaaatctCCATTTAAACAATCTTGTTTCTTGCTTAAAAAACCAGCGTTTCTTCAGTGCATTAAAGGCAACCACAGATCTTAATACAAAATGAGATATATGATCTCTTCTTCTGACACGTATATCCTCTTCTGTATGTGATGTACATCCAgaactattaattagcctCGCAAATTCATCTATTCCTTCCTTGTATAATTCTTTGACTAAGGCAACTTTGCGTTGCGATACAGACATTTTCAATTTCTGTAAATGTATACGTTCTACCAAAGTAAGAACTATAAcacacataaaaatacatttttctattaattatatatatgggagaaaattattattacgttaatatattaattatatagaaatgtgatatatatatatataaaatagatataagtTAGGAAATGCATTAAATTAACCTTTAAGTCGTGTTTCACATATTTCTTGCAGTTCATCTAGCATTATCTCTCCAAATGGAACATTTTGATACAATTGCAGATCATGAGGATACACATCACCAAGAGTTTTCGGCGAACATTCGATAGGAACTTGAAATTTTGCTTTAGGTAGCatatttcttgaataaaactttaacagaatccaaaatgaaaaataagataataaattaaataaataaactaatcaattttttttatcggaaCTGACATTTCGcttgtcatttaaattttcagcaGGTAAGTATGCTGAAAGCCGATGGTGAAACGAAAATAATCTAGCATCCAATTACATGACTGCTAAGTTGGAAGTGAACTATTCactctcttttttccttcatagagaggagaaaaaatacatacttaaCTTTGTTGTGGAAAAATAATGGATtgattttagaaaatgttacaattaaagaaaactaatgtattaatatttaaagaaaaataatttattaatatctatatgatatgtattaaatttttaaaaaaagtaaagaaataagtaataaaaaaaggaatataatttatattaagttaattaatttgttgagttaattaatgataatttatgtatattctttattctgctttctttctcttttttttctttcagctTATTCTTTCATtgtagagaaagaaaaagtatactctgtgtgcataaaaaaatcaattaatcacaaaatctcgaataaaagattttatatatcacttgcatttcaaatatttcgaatCATTTAATTGACATCCGGGCCAAAATTTTGGTAATCGATCAAATGAAGAGTATTCCTTatctttatcatatataattgatcTCTGCTATTTGAAGATGCTCCTACACAAGCTAAAAAGAAACGACGGTGATATGGCCAATCAACTTATAGTTTTCCATAAAAGCGAAAGATTAATTGGCCAGCACGTTTTTTCTACACGTAGACCCATCTTGTGTCCATAAACTATATGGTTCTTATTAAGTGGTCGAGGATGCGTTCGTTTGACTGACCAATCAGAACAAAAGATTTCTTTGCTCTGATTGGTCAGTCAAACACTTGGAAGCATTCGCAGCATTAAACGCGAATGAAAGCGAAAATGACAATATTCCCAGAGACTAACGTTGCGACGATCTAGtggtaattatatttacgttTATGCAtgcgaaaaatatgtatgtacatatatataattattttaatgatgatttttttaatagcgcGTTGTACAGTTAATTGATCGGTCGGACATTGCTTCGcgattaactttatatattgcacCGCGGACACCTTACTTTACGAAATACTGATAAAGTACCGCTTGAGAGAACTTCGTACCCCGGTAGTCCGCCATTATCGCCGTTTGCGCGGCGTATGGTCGGCGTATCATTgacttttctttatagttGATCCTGCTTTTCGAGTGATAGCCGAGAGtgcaattagaaaaaattcatcATCATTAATCATGTAAGTAATTCTATTACGCGTGATCGATATCGGCCCCCTTAACTGTGATCATTCGATTTTAACCTTTCATCTGTACTCGTTCATGTTGAGGGCTCGAAGCCGGAAGGATAGCACGGGTAAGAGTGATTCTGAAGCTACAGACAAGGagaataagaaagagagaacccGAGAAAAGGAACGAAAGAAACGGGCGGCTTCTTCTTCTAGCAGCGGAAGTAGGTTAGTAAAATCAAaagatacaaattaaattgatatggTTATTGCATAAGTAATGTCTTATTGACATGTATGAAATTTCTTCAATAGCTCGTCAGACAGCAGCTCTGGCTCTTCGAGTTCCAGTAGTGGTAGTAGCTCCAGATCAACTTCCAGTTCCAGTAGCTCGTCTAGCAGTACAGCTAGTTCTTCAGGTAGTTCCAGAGACCGAGGAAGAAAGCGCAGTCGTAGCAAAAGTGTTGATACTTCGCGCAGGCATGATAATaaggaaaaggagagagataaagaaagagaacgagacagagatagagatagagatcgcgaaaaggagaagaaaaaaggaagCAATTCTATTCCTGATAAACCTAAACCTAAAGGACGCTCTaggtattatatttgttacaaagttaattataattctttttccgGTTAATTGACTGTTATTAATTACGTTCCACGAACTTTGCAGATCTCCTTCCCCAAGAAGAAAACGTAGAGAACGTTCGCCGATTCCTAGAccaacaaaaatacatattggCCATCTAACACGAAATGTCACTAAAGAGCATGTCATGGAAATATTTTCGGCATATGGTCAGA includes the following:
- the Zdhhc8 gene encoding palmitoyltransferase ZDHHC8 isoform X1; translated protein: MPKCDVKTRYLPATFAWTVLLGTTALFFIFPCSNYYVTRWGLWVPALQGVITFFVVINFSLATFMDPGVIPKAPPDEEREDDFRAPLYKSVEINGITVRMKWCVTCKFYRPPRCSHCSVCNHCIETFDHHCPWVNNCIGRRNYRYFFFFLLSLSCHMLSIFGLCLYYVLEHKQQLSEVNTIVALVLMGVVVLLFIPIFGLTGFHVVLVSRGRTTNEQVTGKFNGGYNPFSRGCLRNCCYTQFGPQYPRYCKEPSLLKPDKYSGKRRGACASEISTIGSENQVKTYMDSSNGVRNASSNAYNKLSPGRDGSDTDMEPTASQSADCEPTPPLQRHGSKSNFFLPPVENNESPRHPPPSQLRHPIHYPRGSPHPRPRGMNGSRSHTPDPLSPETSGSPATVPQRGQGPGGASPTMQQRIKAIGVPTPLAISSPIRRSNPGTPTQVRRPDFIGVNEAPTYYDIQQGNNTQGISVAGTVVTGYSPQRRFLSESELVRQGTDHPYSRTNNTTVDNIRELAGSPQRGVYMWKDNSPGSYPTAVSGGAMTGASHQSPSQRPPPPYDYYRSNPTSPTTQQYTTNAPRAAYHPAVRGGVPVFPPHQSPQIKRKATTMATPTTPTSSGDARRRPMSFVRALEMTDSMEMVSAPNDPRSSQRPTTPTPDRASVYDMNYEISV
- the Zdhhc8 gene encoding palmitoyltransferase ZDHHC8 isoform X2 codes for the protein MPKCDVKTRYLPATFAWTVLLGTTALFFIFPCSNYYVTRWGLWVPALQGVITFFVVINFSLATFMDPGVIPKAPPDEEREDDFRAPLYKSVEINGITVRMKWCVTCKFYRPPRCSHCSVCNHCIETFDHHCPWVNNCIGRRNYRYFFFFLLSLSCHMLSIFGLCLYYVLEHKQQLSEVNTIVALVLMGVVVLLFIPIFGLTGFHVVLVSRGRTTNEQVTGKFNGGYNPFSRGCLRNCCYTQFGPQYPSLLKPDKYSGKRRGACASEISTIGSENQVKTYMDSSNGVRNASSNAYNKLSPGRDGSDTDMEPTASQSADCEPTPPLQRHGSKSNFFLPPVENNESPRHPPPSQLRHPIHYPRGSPHPRPRGMNGSRSHTPDPLSPETSGSPATVPQRGQGPGGASPTMQQRIKAIGVPTPLAISSPIRRSNPGTPTQVRRPDFIGVNEAPTYYDIQQGNNTQGISVAGTVVTGYSPQRRFLSESELVRQGTDHPYSRTNNTTVDNIRELAGSPQRGVYMWKDNSPGSYPTAVSGGAMTGASHQSPSQRPPPPYDYYRSNPTSPTTQQYTTNAPRAAYHPAVRGGVPVFPPHQSPQIKRKATTMATPTTPTSSGDARRRPMSFVRALEMTDSMEMVSAPNDPRSSQRPTTPTPDRASVYDMNYEISV
- the LOC140667583 gene encoding DNA primase large subunit isoform X1, with amino-acid sequence MLPKAKFQVPIECSPKTLGDVYPHDLQLYQNVPFGEIMLDELQEICETRLKVLTLVERIHLQKLKMSVSQRKVALVKELYKEGIDEFARLINSSGCTSHTEEDIRVRRRDHISHFVLRSVVAFNALKKRWFFKQETRLFKWRFSSLNNEGIKQFMCINNFNFTPISQNEKEGIKEYLKMSSLHISNIANIQFYKVLFSHVISLVKKRKVFIMNGEAFVPEGEIAFVFVPYFKRNLISNFEAAREDRANLYNDERFTHIFTNLENNIHIENTILVQDREIQQCVSLDRLDTLSETSYPLCMRVLHKALRKNHHLTHGGRIQYCLFLKGIGISLSDVMNLWKSEFTKIMDEAIFNKEHSYQVRFAFGQEGSRRDYQPFTCLKIMESIVGPRDYHGCPFKHMLQDILEDELIDCGFNALERLTIMNLSKDGQYSAACNKYYEIKHNCFNDTLFKHPNIYFNESVKHHTSYHGLNLETEDAY
- the LOC140667583 gene encoding DNA primase large subunit isoform X2, encoding MLPKAKFQVPIECSPKTLGDVYPHDLQLYQNVPFGEIMLDELQEICETRLKVLTLVERIHLQKLKMSVSQRKVALVKELYKEGIDEFARLINSSGCTSHTEEDIRVRRRDHISHFVLRSVVAFNALKKRWFFKQETRLFKWRFSSLNNEGIKQFMCINNFNFTPISQNEKEGIKEYLKMSSLHISNIANIQFYKVLFSHVISLVKKRKVFIMNGEAFVPEGEIAFVFVPYFKRNLISNFEAAREDRANLYNDERFTHIFTNLENNIHIENTILVQDREIQQCVSLDRLDTLSETSYPLCMRVLHKALRKNHHLTHGGRIQYCLFLKGIGISLSDVMNLWKSEFTKIMDEAIFNKEHSYQVRFAFGQEGSRRDYQPFTCLKIMESIVGPRDYHGCPFKHMLQDILEDELIDCGFNALGWPIFCSM
- the LOC140668043 gene encoding uncharacterized protein isoform X1; protein product: MRKIFDPAFRVIAESAIRKNSSSLIMARSRKDSTGKSDSEATDKENKKERTREKERKKRAASSSSSGSSSSDSSSGSSSSSSGSSSRSTSSSSSSSSSTASSSGSSRDRGRKRSRSKSVDTSRRHDNKEKERDKERERDRDRDRDREKEKKKGSNSIPDKPKPKGRSRSPSPRRKRRERSPIPRPTKIHIGHLTRNVTKEHVMEIFSAYGQIKMVDFAMDKLHPNQGRGFAYVEFDTADEAENAMKHMDGGQIDGQEITAAPVLLPKPRPLMRRMSPGMGRRMPPRWIGGGRNTPPRYRRRTPPMNRRRSPRPPRRRIRTRSRSPPGNPRHRHRRYTRSSTSSSR
- the LOC140668043 gene encoding uncharacterized protein isoform X2, producing the protein MARSRKDSTGKSDSEATDKENKKERTREKERKKRAASSSSSGSSSSDSSSGSSSSSSGSSSRSTSSSSSSSSSTASSSGSSRDRGRKRSRSKSVDTSRRHDNKEKERDKERERDRDRDRDREKEKKKGSNSIPDKPKPKGRSRSPSPRRKRRERSPIPRPTKIHIGHLTRNVTKEHVMEIFSAYGQIKMVDFAMDKLHPNQGRGFAYVEFDTADEAENAMKHMDGGQIDGQEITAAPVLLPKPRPLMRRMSPGMGRRMPPRWIGGGRNTPPRYRRRTPPMNRRRSPRPPRRRIRTRSRSPPGNPRHRHRRYTRSSTSSSR